A genomic stretch from Corvus cornix cornix isolate S_Up_H32 chromosome 7, ASM73873v5, whole genome shotgun sequence includes:
- the PNKD gene encoding probable hydrolase PNKD isoform X2, whose protein sequence is MAFAAPLLFRLGYSLYARTRLGYLFYQRQVKKARERYPHGHSVPQPYCFPGVKILPIPVLSNNYSYLVIDTGSGQAAVIDPSDPLAVQAAIEEEGVMLEAIFCTHKHWDHSGGNEALCQKHNSCRVYGSALDAIPQLTNPLADREKVSVGCLTFEALATPGHTVGHMVYVLDGAPFGSPPCLFSGDLLFLAGCGRPFEGSPETMLASLDVAVGLGEDTLLWPGHEYALECLTFASLLELDNSALEQKLQWAVQQRQEKRSTCPSTLGEEQTYNPFLRTHRPELQEALGLWQGTGEDPDAFRARVLKEVRRRKDLYQAT, encoded by the exons GTACAGCCTGTACGCCCGCACACGCCTGGGCTACCTCTTCTACCAGCGGCAGGTGAAGAAGGCGCGGGAGCGGTACCCGCACGGCCACTCCGTGCCCCAGCCCTACTGCTTCCCTG GGGTGAAAATCCTGCCCATTCCTGTGCTCTCCAACAACTACAGCTACCTAGTCATTGACACTGGCTCCGGCCAAGCAGCCGTCATCGACCCCTCTGACCCACTGGCTGTACAG GCTGCCATTGAAGAAGAGGGGGTGATGCTGGAGGCCATAttctgcacacacaaacactg GGACCACAGCGGAGGGAACGAGGCGCTCTGTCAGAAGCACAACTCCTGCAGGGTGTATGGCAGCGCTCTTGATGCCATCCCACAGCTCACCAA CCCACTTGCAGACAGGGAGAAGGTGAGCGTGGGCTGCCTGACCTTCGAGGCGCTCGCCACACCTGGCCACACTGTGGGCCACATGGTGTACGTGCTGGATGGGGCACCCTTTGgcagccctccctgcctctTCTCCGGGGACCTCCTCTTCCTTGCTGGCTGTG GTAGGCCGTTTGAGGGCTCCCCTGAGACCATGCTCGCCTCCCTGGACGTGGCCGTGGGCTTGGGCGAGGACACGCTGCTGTGGCCAG GCCACGAATACGCGCTGGAGTGCCTGACCTTCGCCAGCCTCCTGGAGTTGGACAATTCCGCGCTggagcagaagctgcagtggGCAGTGCAGCAACGTCAGGAGAAGAGAAGCACG TGCCCCTCCACACTGGGAGAAGAGCAGACCTACAACCCCTTCCTGCGGACCCACCGGCCGGAGCTGCAGGAGgcactggggctgtggcagggcacGGGGGAGGACCCTGATGCCTTCCGTGCCCGTGTTCTCAAGGAGGTGCGGAGGCGCAAGGACCTCTACCAAGCCACCTAG
- the PNKD gene encoding probable hydrolase PNKD isoform X1 has protein sequence MHGGISCLPFPRPILSPLIPRTMASLGMSSPEHREGQPASAPPGEHPAAMLPPSPCCPKQLEGVCLENQPCPHYPSGVWSTHTPPPAHPNEKVALYSLYARTRLGYLFYQRQVKKARERYPHGHSVPQPYCFPGVKILPIPVLSNNYSYLVIDTGSGQAAVIDPSDPLAVQAAIEEEGVMLEAIFCTHKHWDHSGGNEALCQKHNSCRVYGSALDAIPQLTNPLADREKVSVGCLTFEALATPGHTVGHMVYVLDGAPFGSPPCLFSGDLLFLAGCGRPFEGSPETMLASLDVAVGLGEDTLLWPGHEYALECLTFASLLELDNSALEQKLQWAVQQRQEKRSTCPSTLGEEQTYNPFLRTHRPELQEALGLWQGTGEDPDAFRARVLKEVRRRKDLYQAT, from the exons ATGCACGGGGGTATCTCTTGCCTCCCTTTTCCTCGGCCCATTCTCTCTCCCCTGATCCCCCGGACCATGGCAAGCTTGGGCATGTCCTCCCCGGAGCATCGGGAGGGACAGCCGGCTTCGGCCCCTCCTGGTGAGCACCCCGCAGCAATGCTCCCCCCCAGTCCTTGCTGCCCGAAGCAGCTGGAGGGCGTCTGCTTGGAGAACCAGCCCTGCCCTCACTACCCATCTGGGGTATGGAGTACACACACACCACCTCCAGCGCACCCGAATGAGAAAGTGGCCCT GTACAGCCTGTACGCCCGCACACGCCTGGGCTACCTCTTCTACCAGCGGCAGGTGAAGAAGGCGCGGGAGCGGTACCCGCACGGCCACTCCGTGCCCCAGCCCTACTGCTTCCCTG GGGTGAAAATCCTGCCCATTCCTGTGCTCTCCAACAACTACAGCTACCTAGTCATTGACACTGGCTCCGGCCAAGCAGCCGTCATCGACCCCTCTGACCCACTGGCTGTACAG GCTGCCATTGAAGAAGAGGGGGTGATGCTGGAGGCCATAttctgcacacacaaacactg GGACCACAGCGGAGGGAACGAGGCGCTCTGTCAGAAGCACAACTCCTGCAGGGTGTATGGCAGCGCTCTTGATGCCATCCCACAGCTCACCAA CCCACTTGCAGACAGGGAGAAGGTGAGCGTGGGCTGCCTGACCTTCGAGGCGCTCGCCACACCTGGCCACACTGTGGGCCACATGGTGTACGTGCTGGATGGGGCACCCTTTGgcagccctccctgcctctTCTCCGGGGACCTCCTCTTCCTTGCTGGCTGTG GTAGGCCGTTTGAGGGCTCCCCTGAGACCATGCTCGCCTCCCTGGACGTGGCCGTGGGCTTGGGCGAGGACACGCTGCTGTGGCCAG GCCACGAATACGCGCTGGAGTGCCTGACCTTCGCCAGCCTCCTGGAGTTGGACAATTCCGCGCTggagcagaagctgcagtggGCAGTGCAGCAACGTCAGGAGAAGAGAAGCACG TGCCCCTCCACACTGGGAGAAGAGCAGACCTACAACCCCTTCCTGCGGACCCACCGGCCGGAGCTGCAGGAGgcactggggctgtggcagggcacGGGGGAGGACCCTGATGCCTTCCGTGCCCGTGTTCTCAAGGAGGTGCGGAGGCGCAAGGACCTCTACCAAGCCACCTAG
- the LOC104693974 gene encoding ciliogenesis-associated TTC17-interacting protein isoform X1 produces MEPPPESPQETPTMADTAAEFLSLIGLKELEWCLFAETLAVVAMGAQPRDKAEGQCWMAAQWAPYQGEGEPVQSCILVQTRFRGKQDGVPVSSTLKAYVTWQLETLEQEEQECLELRPHPTEKRTHVVSHQHGMTVSKTLQEGEPEPQCQSFCYSRAKLRGLLLEGASLLLLRVLARRHTMPPNLVFPAMDTEGNLCTSSYVSRQPGGPSALGIQRQAVGSAETEVFVIERAVHSSSGASTVWHSSFLPNGRLAQLMQIGSPVLMVLQDESILSKSGRFEPQLPFPKEPLDWEEDIQLYSWFLDRKDELQLSHAAYLQQHPEVRALLSDFLQALLFQQPHDPISFAAEFFAHQRPIRSPFASTGAASPVPSSPPANSK; encoded by the exons ATGGAGCCCCCTCCCGAGAGCCCACAGGAGACCCCGACCATGGCGGACACTGCTGCCGAGTTCCTGAGTCTCATCG ggctgaaggagctggagtgGTGCCTGTTTGCTGAGACACTGGCAGTTGTGGCCATGGGGGCCCAGCCGAGGGACAAGGCAGAGGGCCAGTGCTGGATGGCAGCCCAGTGGGCACCCTACCAGGGGGAAGGTGAGCCGGTGCAGAGCTGCATCCTGGTGCAAACCAGGTTCCGAGGCAAGCAGGATGGTGTGCCTGTCTCCAGCACCCTCAAAG CCTACGTGACCTGGCAGCTGGAGAccttggagcaggaggagcaggagtgcCTGGAG ctcagacCACACCCCACAGAGAAGAGGACCCACGTTGTGAGCCACCAGCATGGGATGACTGTCTCGAAGAccctgcaggagggagag ccagagccacAGTGCCAGAGCTTCTGCTACAGCCGGGCCAAGCTgcgggggctgctgctggagggtgccagcctcctgctgctgcgGGTGCTGGCACGCCGGCACACAATGCCCCCCAACCTTGTCTTCCCAGCCATGGACACCGAGGGCAACCTCTGCACCTCCAGCTACGTGAGCCGCCAGCCAGGAGGGCCT TCTGCCCTGGGCATCCAGCGGCAGGCAGTGGGCTCGGCAGAGACAGAGGTGTTTGTGATCGAGCGAGCCGTGCACAGCAGCAGCGGCGCCTCCACTGTGTGGCACAGCAGCTTCCTCCCCAACGG GCGTTTGGCTCAGCTGATGCAGATTGGCTCCCCAGTGCTGATGGTTCTACAGGATGAGTCCATCCTCAGCAAGTCAG GTAGGTTCGAGCCCCAGCTCCCCTTCCCCAAAGAGCCCCTGGACTGGGAGGAGGACATCCAGCTCTACTCCTGGTTCCTGGACAGGAAG GATGAGCTGCAACTATCCCATGCTGCCtacctccagcagcaccccgAGGTCCGGGCGCTGCTGTCTGACTTCCTCCAGGCGTTGCTCTTCCAGCAGCCCCATGACCCCATCTCCTTTGCTGCAGAATTCTTCGCCCACCAGCGGCCCATCAGGAGCCCCTTTGCCTCCACTggggctgccagccctgtccccagctcccctccagCTAACAGCAAATAA
- the LOC104693974 gene encoding ciliogenesis-associated TTC17-interacting protein isoform X2 codes for MEPPPESPQETPTMADTAAEFLSLIGLKELEWCLFAETLAVVAMGAQPRDKAEGQCWMAAQWAPYQGEGEPVQSCILVQTRFRGKQDGVPVSSTLKAYVTWQLETLEQEEQECLELRPHPTEKRTHVVSHQHGMTVSKTLQEGEPEPQCQSFCYSRAKLRGLLLEGASLLLLRVLARRHTMPPNLVFPAMDTEGNLCTSSYSALGIQRQAVGSAETEVFVIERAVHSSSGASTVWHSSFLPNGRLAQLMQIGSPVLMVLQDESILSKSGRFEPQLPFPKEPLDWEEDIQLYSWFLDRKDELQLSHAAYLQQHPEVRALLSDFLQALLFQQPHDPISFAAEFFAHQRPIRSPFASTGAASPVPSSPPANSK; via the exons ATGGAGCCCCCTCCCGAGAGCCCACAGGAGACCCCGACCATGGCGGACACTGCTGCCGAGTTCCTGAGTCTCATCG ggctgaaggagctggagtgGTGCCTGTTTGCTGAGACACTGGCAGTTGTGGCCATGGGGGCCCAGCCGAGGGACAAGGCAGAGGGCCAGTGCTGGATGGCAGCCCAGTGGGCACCCTACCAGGGGGAAGGTGAGCCGGTGCAGAGCTGCATCCTGGTGCAAACCAGGTTCCGAGGCAAGCAGGATGGTGTGCCTGTCTCCAGCACCCTCAAAG CCTACGTGACCTGGCAGCTGGAGAccttggagcaggaggagcaggagtgcCTGGAG ctcagacCACACCCCACAGAGAAGAGGACCCACGTTGTGAGCCACCAGCATGGGATGACTGTCTCGAAGAccctgcaggagggagag ccagagccacAGTGCCAGAGCTTCTGCTACAGCCGGGCCAAGCTgcgggggctgctgctggagggtgccagcctcctgctgctgcgGGTGCTGGCACGCCGGCACACAATGCCCCCCAACCTTGTCTTCCCAGCCATGGACACCGAGGGCAACCTCTGCACCTCCAGCTAC TCTGCCCTGGGCATCCAGCGGCAGGCAGTGGGCTCGGCAGAGACAGAGGTGTTTGTGATCGAGCGAGCCGTGCACAGCAGCAGCGGCGCCTCCACTGTGTGGCACAGCAGCTTCCTCCCCAACGG GCGTTTGGCTCAGCTGATGCAGATTGGCTCCCCAGTGCTGATGGTTCTACAGGATGAGTCCATCCTCAGCAAGTCAG GTAGGTTCGAGCCCCAGCTCCCCTTCCCCAAAGAGCCCCTGGACTGGGAGGAGGACATCCAGCTCTACTCCTGGTTCCTGGACAGGAAG GATGAGCTGCAACTATCCCATGCTGCCtacctccagcagcaccccgAGGTCCGGGCGCTGCTGTCTGACTTCCTCCAGGCGTTGCTCTTCCAGCAGCCCCATGACCCCATCTCCTTTGCTGCAGAATTCTTCGCCCACCAGCGGCCCATCAGGAGCCCCTTTGCCTCCACTggggctgccagccctgtccccagctcccctccagCTAACAGCAAATAA